A single window of Agelaius phoeniceus isolate bAgePho1 chromosome 16, bAgePho1.hap1, whole genome shotgun sequence DNA harbors:
- the B9D1 gene encoding B9 domain-containing protein 1 → MAAPSVFLLAVSGEIESGEFPGFDDLYCKFSFVYGQDWVPTAGLEEGISQIASKSSVSPTTLVWNFPIDITFKSTNPFGWPQIVLSVYGPDFFGHDVVRGYGAVHVPFVPGRHKRTIAMFVPESTSRLQQLTSWFTGRRPEFTDPKVVAQGEGREVTRVRSQGFVTISFNVITKDLHKLGYDVGQGQTTGPQGLQGF, encoded by the exons ATGGCGGCGCCCAGCGTGTTCCTGCTGGCCGTGAGCGGCGAGATCGAGAGCGGGGAG TTCCCGGGATTCGATGACCTCTACTGCAAGTTCTCCTTTGTCTACGGCCAGGACTGGGTCCCCACGGCG ggcctggaggagGGAATCTCGCAGATCGCCTCCAAGAGCAGCGTCTCGCCCACCACGCTGGTCTGGAACTTCCCCATCGACATCACCTTCAAGAGCACCAACCCCTTTGGCT GGCCGCAGATTGTGCTCAGTGTCTACGGGCCTGACTTCTTTGGCCACGATGTGGTCAGGGGTTATGGAGCTGTGCACGTGCCCTTCGTGCCAGGCAG GCACAAAAGAACCATTGCCATGTTTGTCCCAGAGTCCACCtcgaggctgcagcagctcacaaG CTGGTTCACAGGGAGGCGCCCGGAATTCACCGACCCCAAAGTGGTGGCGCAGGGAGAGGGACGGGAAG TGACCAGGGTGCGATCCCAGGGCTTTGTCACCATTTCCTTCAACGTGATCACCAAAGACCTGCACAAGCTGGGCTACGACGTGGGCCAGGGCCAGACCACcgggccccaggggctgcagggcttcTGA